One Janthinobacterium sp. TB1-E2 genomic region harbors:
- a CDS encoding TIGR03862 family flavoprotein, which translates to MTNSSSPPFHIAVIGGGPAGLMAAQAASGLGAKVELFDAMPSVGRKFLLAGRGGMNITHAEGYQPFVSRYGRQAHRVKPALDQFGPQKVRDWVHSLGVETFVGSSNRVFPTDMKAAPLLRAWLHRLREAGVQFHMRHRWTGWQDEDGQLAFATPDGERLRAFDAVILALGGGSWARLGSDGAWVPLLQGQGVAVAALAPANCGFDVDWSAHFSSRHAGEPLTTVAITAHDIDGLRIKRQGQFVITAGGVEGSLIYALSAALREQIARDGSATIWLDLAPDHSHERVFEEVTRPRGARSMSSHLNSRLGIKGVKSGLLRECLSAADFADEAKLAAAIKLLPVTLVRPRPIDEAISSAGGVEFDGVDGSMLRAMPGVFVAGEMLDWEAPTGGYLLTACLAQGKAAGEQAVAWLEEKVNAR; encoded by the coding sequence ATGACCAACTCCAGTTCCCCTCCGTTTCACATCGCCGTCATCGGCGGCGGCCCCGCCGGCCTGATGGCCGCCCAGGCGGCGTCCGGCCTGGGAGCCAAGGTGGAACTGTTTGACGCCATGCCGTCCGTCGGCCGCAAGTTCCTGCTGGCGGGGCGCGGCGGCATGAACATCACGCATGCGGAAGGCTACCAGCCCTTCGTCTCGCGCTACGGCAGGCAGGCGCACCGGGTGAAGCCTGCGCTGGACCAGTTCGGCCCGCAAAAGGTGCGCGACTGGGTGCACAGCCTGGGCGTGGAGACCTTTGTCGGCTCTTCGAACCGCGTCTTCCCGACGGACATGAAGGCGGCGCCCCTGCTGCGCGCCTGGCTGCACCGCCTGCGCGAAGCGGGCGTGCAATTTCACATGCGCCACCGCTGGACGGGCTGGCAAGATGAGGATGGCCAGCTGGCGTTTGCCACGCCGGACGGCGAGCGTTTGCGCGCCTTCGACGCCGTGATCCTGGCGCTCGGTGGCGGCAGCTGGGCGCGGCTGGGCTCGGACGGCGCCTGGGTGCCGCTGCTGCAAGGGCAGGGCGTGGCCGTGGCAGCGCTGGCGCCGGCCAATTGCGGCTTCGACGTGGACTGGAGCGCGCATTTCAGCAGCCGCCATGCGGGCGAACCGTTGACGACCGTGGCCATCACGGCGCATGACATCGACGGCTTGAGGATCAAGCGCCAGGGCCAGTTCGTCATCACGGCGGGCGGCGTGGAAGGCAGTCTGATTTATGCCTTGTCGGCCGCGCTGCGCGAGCAGATCGCACGCGACGGCAGCGCGACCATCTGGCTCGACCTGGCGCCCGACCACAGCCATGAACGCGTGTTCGAGGAAGTGACGCGCCCCCGTGGCGCCCGTTCCATGTCCAGCCACCTGAATAGCCGCCTGGGCATCAAGGGCGTGAAATCGGGCTTGCTGCGCGAATGCCTGAGCGCGGCCGACTTCGCCGACGAAGCGAAGCTGGCGGCCGCCATCAAGCTGCTGCCCGTCACGCTCGTGCGCCCGCGCCCCATCGATGAAGCCATCAGCAGCGCCGGCGGCGTGGAATTCGACGGCGTCGACGGCAGCATGCTGCGCGCCATGCCGGGCGTCTTCGTGGCGGGGGAAATGCTGGACTGGGAAGCGCCGACGGGCGGCTACCTGCTGACGGCCTGCCTGGCGCAAGGCAAGGCGGCAGGCGAGCAGGCGGTGGCGTGGCTGGAAGAGAAGGTCAATGCCAGGTGA
- a CDS encoding head GIN domain-containing protein, with amino-acid sequence MKRLLKVGLSMLLLALVLIAMSYAALRAKGISNPSSAAGRAVRSETRPIAANINSIDLAGPIDLVLRRGATPSLKVSGEQRLLSNVDTTADGTTLHIGPKGMLFHHRQPLQVELVLPALVRVEVHGNGDSKITGFSGDSFILELTGSGDVSFTGRYKQVQATVNGSGDLDINAGNSDSVVLEMVGSGRIAASGNTKFLRADLSGSGDIDAEHLAADKASVSLQGSGTSTVFVRDAANLTLRGSGDINVHGNPRQRETQKSGSGDITWH; translated from the coding sequence ATGAAACGCTTGCTCAAAGTTGGCCTGTCCATGCTCTTGCTGGCACTGGTCCTGATCGCCATGTCGTATGCGGCGCTGCGCGCCAAGGGGATCAGCAATCCCAGCAGCGCTGCCGGCCGCGCCGTGCGCAGCGAAACGCGCCCGATTGCCGCCAATATCAACAGCATCGACCTGGCCGGCCCCATCGACCTGGTGCTGCGCCGCGGCGCCACGCCATCGCTGAAAGTGAGCGGCGAACAGCGCTTGCTGTCGAACGTCGACACGACGGCCGATGGCACGACCCTGCATATCGGCCCGAAAGGCATGCTGTTCCACCATCGCCAGCCGCTGCAGGTGGAACTGGTGCTGCCAGCCCTCGTGCGCGTGGAGGTGCACGGCAATGGCGACAGCAAGATCACGGGATTTTCCGGCGACAGTTTTATCCTGGAATTGACGGGTTCGGGCGACGTCAGCTTCACGGGACGCTACAAGCAGGTGCAAGCGACCGTCAACGGCAGCGGCGACCTCGATATCAATGCTGGCAACAGCGACAGCGTGGTGCTGGAAATGGTGGGTTCAGGGCGCATCGCCGCCAGCGGCAACACGAAATTCCTCCGGGCCGACCTGAGCGGTTCAGGCGATATCGATGCCGAGCACCTGGCCGCCGACAAGGCCAGCGTCAGCCTGCAAGGCTCGGGCACGAGCACCGTCTTCGTGCGCGACGCGGCCAACCTGACCCTGCGCGGCAGCGGCGACATTAACGTCCACGGCAACCCGCGCCAGCGCGAGACGCAAAAGAGCGGCTCAGGCGATATCACCTGGCATTGA
- a CDS encoding DUF1700 domain-containing protein yields MMNKQDYLDALRRALEGLPPDLVAKTLDYYEQTFIEGAAAGRSEQEIADDLGDPKKIALTLRSSTHRQAFEQKKTPVNLLRLLVSLVGLAIFNLFMVVPAAVYAALLAALYAAGLSFYLAGIAITASGLSGANELVLDGPLRHVFIHDDDGGEGGERRETRITIGDTGIEVDHLPGPVKAESEPQAPGASSRVMERAEALAGGGIRISTDMDRDARTTQTVFGVGMLLGGIAIFLLSLVVTRYTLIGIKRYVAMNVSLLKGH; encoded by the coding sequence ATGATGAACAAGCAAGATTATCTCGACGCACTGCGGCGCGCGCTGGAAGGCTTGCCACCGGACCTGGTGGCCAAGACCCTCGATTATTACGAGCAGACCTTCATCGAAGGCGCTGCGGCCGGCCGCAGCGAGCAGGAAATCGCCGACGACCTGGGCGACCCGAAAAAGATCGCCCTCACCTTGCGCAGCAGCACCCACCGCCAGGCGTTTGAGCAAAAGAAGACCCCCGTCAACCTGCTGCGCCTGCTCGTCTCGCTCGTGGGCCTGGCCATCTTCAACCTGTTCATGGTCGTGCCTGCCGCCGTGTACGCGGCCCTGCTGGCCGCCCTGTATGCCGCCGGCCTGAGCTTTTACCTGGCCGGCATCGCCATCACGGCCAGCGGCTTGTCCGGCGCCAACGAACTGGTGCTCGACGGCCCGCTGCGCCACGTCTTCATCCATGACGATGACGGCGGCGAAGGCGGCGAACGGCGCGAAACGCGCATCACCATCGGCGACACGGGCATCGAAGTCGATCACCTGCCCGGCCCCGTCAAAGCGGAGTCCGAGCCTCAGGCGCCGGGCGCGTCATCGCGCGTGATGGAGCGGGCCGAAGCGCTGGCCGGCGGCGGCATCCGCATCTCCACGGACATGGACCGCGATGCGCGCACCACGCAAACCGTCTTCGGCGTGGGCATGCTGCTCGGCGGCATCGCCATCTTCCTGCTCAGTCTCGTGGTCACGCGCTATACCTTGATCGGTATCAAACGCTATGTCGCCATGAATGTTTCCCTGCTCAAAGGTCACTAG
- the hpnE gene encoding hydroxysqualene dehydroxylase HpnE, with translation MADKAVKQRYAVIGAGWAGCAAAMELARAGHSVTVFEAARTLGGRARRVERENTTLDNGQHILLGAYTETLRLIKLAGQDPAALILTLPLQMRYPADSGGMDFIAPRLPAPLHLAWALLRAKGLLRADKLALMRFSTAMRWMGWQLYNDCTVSELLQRFDQTERLNRLMWHPLCLAALNTPPERASARVFINVLRDSLGASRRRASDMLIPKADLSTLLPDAAARYVERHGGTVRTGAKVDALQALADGCWQLDETGTYDGVIVATSSVQAASLLQGLQDARLDEAIGRMQAFTPEAISTCYLQYDASVRLDLPFYALVDTPEQQHWGQFVFDRGQLDSKQAGLLAVVVSASSAAAEQGHGPLAQAIAAQLAQVLQRPELAQPVWTQLITEKRATFACTPELARPGNASGVPGLLLAGDYTANDDRTQDYPATIEAAVRSGVAAAKAVTTGKAAKQP, from the coding sequence GTGGCTGACAAGGCCGTGAAGCAACGCTACGCCGTCATCGGCGCCGGCTGGGCCGGCTGCGCGGCAGCCATGGAACTGGCGCGCGCCGGTCATTCGGTGACCGTGTTCGAGGCGGCGCGCACCCTGGGCGGCCGCGCGCGCCGGGTCGAGAGAGAAAATACAACGCTCGACAACGGCCAGCACATCCTGCTGGGCGCGTACACGGAAACCTTACGCCTGATCAAGCTGGCGGGGCAAGACCCTGCTGCACTGATCCTCACCCTGCCCCTGCAGATGCGCTATCCGGCGGACTCGGGCGGCATGGATTTCATCGCGCCGCGCCTGCCCGCGCCGCTGCACCTGGCGTGGGCCCTGCTGCGCGCGAAGGGATTATTGCGCGCCGACAAGCTGGCCCTGATGCGTTTTTCCACGGCCATGCGCTGGATGGGCTGGCAGCTATACAACGATTGCACGGTCAGCGAACTGCTGCAGCGCTTCGACCAGACGGAGCGCCTGAACCGGCTGATGTGGCATCCGCTATGCCTGGCCGCACTCAACACGCCGCCCGAGCGCGCCTCGGCCCGCGTCTTCATCAACGTGCTGCGCGACAGCCTGGGCGCATCGCGCCGCCGCGCATCCGACATGCTGATCCCGAAAGCGGATTTGAGTACCCTGTTGCCCGACGCGGCCGCCCGCTATGTGGAACGGCATGGCGGCACAGTGCGTACGGGCGCCAAGGTCGACGCGTTGCAGGCGCTGGCCGATGGTTGCTGGCAGCTCGATGAGACCGGCACTTACGACGGTGTCATCGTCGCCACCTCATCCGTGCAGGCGGCCAGCCTGCTGCAAGGCTTGCAGGACGCACGCCTCGACGAGGCTATCGGCCGCATGCAAGCTTTCACGCCGGAAGCCATCAGCACCTGCTACCTGCAATACGACGCCTCGGTGCGCCTGGACTTGCCGTTCTATGCCCTCGTCGATACGCCGGAGCAGCAGCACTGGGGCCAGTTCGTCTTCGACCGGGGCCAGCTCGACAGCAAGCAGGCTGGCTTGCTGGCCGTCGTCGTCAGCGCGTCAAGCGCTGCCGCCGAGCAAGGCCACGGCCCGCTGGCGCAAGCGATCGCGGCGCAGCTGGCGCAGGTGCTGCAGCGCCCGGAGCTGGCGCAACCCGTTTGGACCCAGCTGATCACGGAAAAGCGCGCCACCTTTGCCTGCACGCCGGAGCTTGCCCGTCCCGGCAACGCCAGCGGCGTGCCGGGCTTGCTGCTGGCTGGCGACTACACGGCCAATGATGACCGGACGCAAGATTATCCGGCCACCATCGAGGCGGCCGTGCGCAGCGGCGTGGCGGCGGCCAAAGCCGTCACCACGGGCAAGGCGGCAAAACAGCCTTGA
- the hpnD gene encoding presqualene diphosphate synthase HpnD yields MSPDEYCQQKAAQSGSSFYYSFLFLPAERRKAITALYAFCREVDDTVDECTDEAVARTKLVWWRKEVKAMYEGNPTHPVMRALQPHLDIYKLEEKHLQAIIDGMEMDLNQTRYLDYQAMSRYCWHVASVVGILSASIFGATRPETLLYAEKLGHAFQLTNIIRDVGEDARKGRIYLPISELQQFNVTAADLLNARHSENFENLMRFQVARAQKAYDEAFALLPAEDRRAQRPGLIMAAIYRTLLNEVERDGYHVLKQRISLTPIRKLWLAWKTWVRG; encoded by the coding sequence ATGTCTCCCGACGAATACTGCCAACAAAAGGCCGCCCAGAGCGGCTCCAGCTTCTACTACAGCTTCCTGTTCCTGCCGGCCGAGCGCCGCAAGGCCATCACGGCCCTGTACGCCTTCTGCCGCGAAGTCGATGATACGGTCGACGAATGCACGGACGAAGCCGTGGCACGCACCAAGCTGGTCTGGTGGCGCAAGGAAGTCAAGGCCATGTACGAGGGCAACCCCACGCATCCCGTGATGCGCGCGCTGCAGCCGCACCTGGATATCTATAAACTGGAAGAAAAACATTTGCAGGCCATCATTGACGGCATGGAAATGGACTTGAACCAGACCCGCTACCTCGATTACCAGGCCATGAGCCGCTATTGCTGGCACGTGGCCAGCGTGGTCGGTATCTTGTCGGCCAGCATCTTCGGTGCGACCCGCCCGGAAACCCTGCTGTACGCGGAAAAGCTCGGTCATGCCTTCCAGCTGACCAACATCATCCGCGACGTGGGCGAAGATGCGCGCAAGGGGCGCATCTATTTGCCGATCAGCGAATTGCAGCAATTCAATGTCACGGCGGCCGACCTGCTGAACGCGCGCCACAGCGAAAACTTTGAAAACCTCATGCGTTTCCAGGTGGCGCGCGCGCAAAAGGCCTACGACGAGGCGTTCGCGCTCTTGCCAGCCGAGGACCGCCGCGCCCAGCGCCCGGGGCTGATCATGGCCGCCATCTACCGCACCCTGCTCAATGAAGTCGAGCGCGACGGCTACCACGTGCTGAAACAGCGCATCTCGCTCACGCCGATCCGCAAACTGTGGCTGGCCTGGAAGACCTGGGTTCGTGGCTGA
- the hpnC gene encoding squalene synthase HpnC, with amino-acid sequence MPVDHYENFPVASFLLPRRLVPAVEAIYAFARSADDLADEGDATPAERLVALHAYEEALGRIDRQEVHAGENAAMFERLAAVIAKHQLPLKPFYDLLSAFKQDVETTRYASYDDLLDYCARSANPVGLLMLHLYGAADEQNVRDSDAICSALQLINFLQDVAIDQQKERIYLPMEDLSRFAVSAAAFERPEAHGKWSALMRFEVTRARALMLSGAPLALRLRGRIGWELRLVVQGGLRILECIEAVNYDVFRRRPKLEKRDWLIIFWRALRMSRKSLHQETQVKTAFPPSPTL; translated from the coding sequence ATGCCTGTAGACCATTACGAAAATTTTCCTGTTGCATCATTTTTACTGCCGCGCCGCCTGGTGCCCGCCGTCGAAGCCATCTATGCCTTCGCCCGCAGCGCCGACGACCTGGCCGATGAAGGCGACGCCACGCCGGCCGAACGCCTCGTGGCCCTGCACGCCTACGAAGAAGCGCTGGGCCGCATCGACCGCCAGGAAGTCCATGCCGGCGAGAACGCCGCCATGTTCGAACGCCTGGCCGCCGTCATTGCCAAACACCAGCTGCCGCTGAAGCCGTTTTACGATCTGTTGTCCGCCTTCAAGCAGGATGTGGAAACGACGCGCTACGCGAGCTACGACGACCTGCTCGATTACTGCGCCCGCTCCGCCAACCCCGTGGGGCTGCTGATGCTGCACCTGTACGGTGCGGCCGATGAACAGAATGTACGCGATTCCGATGCCATATGTTCAGCTTTGCAACTAATTAATTTCTTGCAAGACGTCGCCATCGACCAGCAAAAAGAGCGCATCTACCTGCCGATGGAAGACTTGAGCCGCTTTGCCGTCTCCGCCGCCGCCTTCGAGCGGCCCGAGGCGCACGGCAAGTGGAGCGCCCTGATGCGCTTCGAAGTGACCCGCGCGCGCGCGCTGATGCTGTCCGGCGCGCCGCTGGCCCTGCGTTTGCGCGGGCGCATCGGCTGGGAACTGCGCCTGGTGGTGCAAGGGGGCTTGCGCATTCTCGAGTGCATCGAAGCCGTCAATTACGACGTGTTCCGGCGCCGTCCCAAGCTGGAGAAACGCGACTGGCTGATCATTTTCTGGCGCGCCCTGCGCATGTCGCGCAAAAGCTTGCATCAAGAGACACAAGTAAAAACGGCTTTTCCCCCGTCGCCCACTCTGTAA
- a CDS encoding efflux RND transporter periplasmic adaptor subunit codes for MFALKTLRRETGASALPALRLTAAAALALTLAACSKPAVKVEDVRPVRAIVLSSSNVDVSAELSGEVVPRVVSQLGFRVGGKIVARKVDVGASVKKGQVLMQLDPVDLQLSQAQAKASLVSAETSRDLARAELKRYQDLREKNFVSQAVLDGKDATYKAAQANVEAAQALYRGQANQSGYASLLADVDGVVTRIEAEVGQVVAPGAPVVQVARSGEKEVVIGIPEDKVETLRGVKDVVVRLWADPKQALPGKIREVSPVADAATRTYIAKVSIPDAPQVRLGMTAVVQFASQTATPQIKVPLTALFNEKSQSSVWVVENGAVKLVPVTVGGVAGNELLLASGVKAGQTVVTAGVNLLKPGQKVTILGADVASKPAAAAAAVTVGAAK; via the coding sequence TTGTTTGCCCTGAAAACCCTGCGCCGCGAGACCGGCGCATCCGCACTTCCTGCCCTGCGGCTGACTGCCGCCGCGGCCCTCGCGCTGACTCTGGCGGCCTGTTCCAAGCCTGCTGTCAAAGTGGAAGACGTGCGCCCCGTGCGCGCGATCGTGTTGTCTAGCAGTAATGTTGACGTCAGTGCCGAGCTGTCGGGCGAGGTCGTGCCCCGCGTCGTGTCGCAGCTGGGTTTCCGCGTGGGCGGCAAGATCGTCGCGCGCAAGGTCGACGTGGGCGCCAGCGTCAAGAAGGGGCAAGTGCTGATGCAGCTCGATCCCGTCGACTTGCAGCTGTCGCAGGCGCAGGCCAAGGCTTCGCTGGTCAGTGCGGAAACGAGCCGCGACCTGGCGCGCGCGGAATTGAAACGCTACCAGGATTTGCGCGAGAAAAATTTCGTCAGCCAGGCCGTGCTTGATGGCAAGGATGCCACCTACAAGGCGGCCCAGGCGAACGTGGAAGCGGCCCAGGCCCTGTACCGTGGCCAGGCCAACCAGTCCGGCTATGCCAGCCTGCTGGCCGACGTCGATGGCGTCGTCACGCGCATCGAGGCTGAAGTGGGGCAGGTGGTGGCGCCCGGCGCGCCCGTCGTGCAAGTGGCCAGGAGCGGCGAGAAGGAAGTCGTGATCGGCATTCCGGAAGACAAGGTCGAGACTTTGCGCGGCGTCAAGGATGTGGTTGTGCGCCTGTGGGCCGATCCGAAGCAGGCGCTGCCGGGCAAGATCCGCGAAGTGTCGCCCGTGGCCGATGCCGCCACGCGCACCTATATTGCCAAGGTCAGCATCCCGGACGCGCCGCAAGTGCGCCTGGGCATGACGGCCGTGGTGCAGTTCGCCTCGCAGACGGCCACGCCGCAGATCAAGGTGCCGTTGACGGCCCTGTTCAATGAAAAATCGCAAAGTTCCGTGTGGGTGGTGGAAAACGGCGCCGTGAAGCTCGTGCCCGTGACGGTGGGCGGCGTGGCGGGCAATGAGTTGCTGCTGGCGTCGGGCGTGAAAGCGGGCCAGACGGTGGTCACGGCCGGCGTCAACCTGCTCAAGCCGGGCCAGAAAGTGACTATCCTCGGCGCCGACGTGGCCAGCAAGCCGGCTGCCGCCGCTGCCGCCGTCACCGTGGGTGCGGCCAAATGA
- a CDS encoding efflux RND transporter permease subunit — MKGGFNLSRWALEHIPLTRYLMAVLLIGGMLSYASLGQDEDPPFTFRAMVLQAYWPGATALQMAEQVTDKLEKKLQETPYIDEITSYSKPGETLILLELRESAPPKETAAAWYQVRKKIGDIQGTLPSGVVGPFFNDEFGDTYGSIFALSGDGFTYAEMKDYADKVRQELLAVGQVSKVELFGVQDEKINIIFSHKKFAQLGIPFDAIVQQLSAQNSINATGVLVTPTDNLQVRVTGAMVTVKDLENLELRANGTTFRLGDFATVKREFVDPPKDKMRFNGKEVIGLGVSMEKGGNIIDMGKALQATVTRMKSELPVGIELQRVSNQPEAVSASVGEFVHTLIEAILIVLAVSFVALGLHTKPLRIDVRPGLVVALTIPLVLAVTFLFMRLLDIDLHKISLGALIIALGLLVDDAIIAVEMMVRKMEEGMSRFDAATFAYTSTAMPMLTGTLITVAGFLPIGLAKSAAGEYTFSLFSVNALALIISWVVAVVFTPYIGYILLKVKPHAHNDHELFDTPNFRRFRRAVTWCVEWRKTTIAATLAIFALGIYGFNFIEKQFFPDSSRPELMVELWSPEGTTFAANEKQVKKFEAFVGKLDGVESVTSYVGTGSPRFYLPLDQIFPQTNVSQVVVLPKSLADRERLRQQIVDVFKKDFPEVRGRVKLLPNGPPVPYPVQFRVMGPEVAGVRAIADQVKDIMRANPNTLGVNDNWNESVKVLRLDLDQDKMRALGVTSKTVMQAANTILSGTVIGQFREDNKLIDIQVRQPLEERATISVLNDTNIPTATGKSVPISQLARAHFVWEPGVVWRDKRAWAITVQSDVIDGIQGATVSTQLAPQLDALRAKLPSGYRIVVKGVAADSGEAEASISANLPLAIFIIFTLLMLQLHSFSRSLLVFLTGPLGVAGAAFALLALGRPLGFVANLGIIALFGMIIRNSVILVDQIEQDIKDGSAPWDAIIDSAVRRCRPIVLTAAAAALAMIPLSRSVFWGPMAVAIMGGLILATALTLLFLPALYAAWFRVKRPEPVSAKEG, encoded by the coding sequence ATGAAGGGCGGCTTCAATCTGTCGCGCTGGGCGCTCGAACACATCCCGCTGACGCGCTACCTGATGGCCGTGCTGCTGATCGGCGGCATGCTCAGCTATGCCAGCCTGGGCCAGGATGAAGATCCGCCGTTCACCTTCCGCGCCATGGTCTTGCAAGCGTACTGGCCCGGCGCCACGGCCCTGCAAATGGCCGAGCAGGTGACGGACAAGCTGGAAAAGAAACTGCAGGAAACGCCGTACATCGACGAGATCACCAGTTATTCGAAGCCGGGCGAAACCTTGATCCTGCTGGAATTGCGCGAATCGGCGCCGCCCAAGGAAACGGCGGCCGCCTGGTACCAGGTGCGCAAGAAGATCGGCGACATCCAGGGCACGTTGCCGTCCGGCGTCGTGGGCCCGTTCTTCAATGACGAGTTCGGCGACACGTACGGCTCCATCTTCGCCCTGTCCGGCGACGGTTTTACCTACGCGGAAATGAAGGATTACGCGGACAAGGTGCGCCAGGAGCTGCTGGCCGTGGGGCAGGTATCGAAGGTGGAACTGTTCGGCGTGCAGGATGAAAAGATCAATATCATCTTCTCGCACAAGAAATTTGCCCAGCTGGGCATTCCTTTCGACGCCATCGTGCAGCAACTGTCCGCGCAAAACAGCATCAACGCCACGGGCGTGCTGGTGACGCCGACCGATAATCTGCAAGTACGCGTGACGGGCGCCATGGTGACCGTCAAGGACCTGGAAAACCTGGAACTGCGCGCCAACGGTACCACCTTCCGCCTCGGCGACTTTGCCACGGTGAAACGCGAATTCGTCGATCCGCCGAAGGACAAGATGCGTTTCAATGGCAAGGAAGTGATCGGCCTGGGCGTATCGATGGAAAAGGGCGGCAACATCATCGACATGGGCAAGGCCTTGCAGGCAACGGTCACGCGCATGAAGAGCGAATTGCCTGTCGGCATAGAATTGCAGCGCGTGTCGAACCAGCCGGAAGCCGTGTCCGCCTCCGTGGGCGAATTCGTGCATACCCTGATCGAAGCCATTCTGATCGTGCTGGCCGTCAGCTTCGTTGCGCTGGGCTTGCATACGAAGCCGCTGCGCATCGACGTGCGGCCGGGCCTGGTGGTGGCGCTGACCATCCCGCTGGTGCTGGCCGTCACCTTCCTGTTCATGCGCCTGCTCGACATCGACTTGCACAAGATTTCGCTGGGCGCCCTGATCATCGCGCTGGGCTTGCTGGTCGACGACGCCATCATCGCCGTCGAGATGATGGTGCGCAAGATGGAGGAGGGCATGTCGCGTTTCGACGCGGCCACGTTCGCCTACACGTCGACGGCCATGCCCATGCTGACGGGCACGCTGATCACGGTGGCGGGCTTCTTGCCCATCGGCCTGGCCAAGTCGGCCGCCGGCGAATACACGTTTTCCTTGTTCTCCGTCAATGCGCTGGCCTTGATCATTTCGTGGGTGGTGGCCGTGGTGTTTACGCCGTACATCGGCTACATCTTGCTGAAAGTCAAACCGCACGCGCATAACGACCATGAATTGTTCGACACGCCAAACTTCCGCCGCTTCCGCCGCGCCGTCACCTGGTGCGTGGAATGGCGCAAGACGACGATTGCCGCCACCCTGGCCATCTTTGCGCTCGGTATTTACGGCTTTAACTTTATCGAAAAGCAATTCTTCCCCGATTCCAGCCGTCCCGAACTGATGGTGGAACTGTGGTCGCCCGAGGGCACGACGTTTGCCGCGAATGAAAAGCAGGTGAAGAAGTTCGAAGCGTTTGTGGGCAAGCTCGATGGCGTGGAAAGCGTGACCAGCTATGTCGGTACGGGCAGCCCCCGCTTCTATTTGCCGCTGGACCAGATATTCCCGCAGACCAATGTGTCGCAAGTGGTGGTCTTGCCGAAGAGCCTGGCCGACCGTGAACGCTTGCGCCAGCAAATCGTCGACGTCTTCAAGAAGGACTTCCCGGAAGTGCGGGGCCGGGTCAAGCTGTTGCCGAATGGGCCGCCGGTGCCGTATCCCGTGCAATTCCGCGTCATGGGGCCGGAAGTGGCGGGTGTGCGGGCCATCGCCGACCAGGTCAAGGACATCATGCGCGCCAATCCGAACACCTTGGGCGTGAATGACAACTGGAATGAATCGGTGAAAGTGCTGCGCCTGGACCTGGACCAGGACAAGATGCGCGCGCTGGGCGTCACCTCGAAAACGGTGATGCAGGCGGCCAATACGATCCTGTCGGGCACCGTCATCGGCCAGTTCCGCGAGGACAACAAGCTGATCGACATCCAGGTGCGCCAGCCTCTGGAAGAGCGGGCGACGATTTCCGTGTTGAATGACACGAATATCCCGACGGCGACGGGCAAGTCCGTGCCCATTTCGCAGCTGGCCCGTGCGCATTTCGTGTGGGAGCCGGGTGTCGTCTGGCGCGACAAGCGCGCATGGGCCATCACCGTGCAGTCGGACGTGATCGATGGCATCCAGGGCGCGACCGTGTCGACGCAGCTGGCGCCGCAGCTGGACGCCTTGCGCGCCAAGTTGCCGTCCGGCTACCGCATCGTGGTGAAAGGCGTGGCGGCCGACAGCGGCGAGGCGGAAGCGTCGATCTCGGCGAACCTGCCGCTGGCCATCTTCATCATCTTCACCTTGCTGATGTTGCAGCTGCACAGTTTCTCGCGTTCCCTGCTGGTCTTCCTGACGGGGCCGCTGGGTGTGGCGGGCGCCGCCTTTGCCTTGCTGGCGCTGGGCCGGCCACTTGGTTTCGTGGCCAATCTGGGCATCATCGCGCTGTTCGGCATGATCATCCGCAACTCGGTGATCCTCGTCGACCAGATCGAGCAAGACATCAAGGATGGCTCCGCCCCGTGGGACGCCATCATCGATTCGGCCGTGCGCCGCTGCCGCCCCATCGTGCTGACGGCCGCCGCCGCGGCGCTGGCCATGATCCCGCTGTCGCGCTCCGTGTTCTGGGGGCCAATGGCCGTGGCCATCATGGGCGGCCTGATCCTGGCGACGGCCTTGACTTTACTGTTCCTGCCGGCCCTGTATGCGGCCTGGTTCCGGGTCAAGAGGCCCGAGCCGGTGAGCGCAAAAGAAGGCTAG